From a region of the Geothrix sp. 21YS21S-2 genome:
- the ribD gene encoding bifunctional diaminohydroxyphosphoribosylaminopyrimidine deaminase/5-amino-6-(5-phosphoribosylamino)uracil reductase RibD, with protein MDAGALAPREAALLWSAATGGPWPDPSGLEGDARFMAMALAAAQEGVGLASPNPPVGCVIVSGGRVIGTGTHLRAGGPHAEVAALADAEARGETAQGATAYVTLEPCCHQGRTPPCTAALLKAGLARVVVGVRDPNPRVDGGGIALLRHRGVRVTVGVLGPSCAAFHAPFFKLIGTGLPWVSFILDPGDRPPPVKHIGQAVRRCAEAVVIGRRTAEVRDPSLRDGWPVPAPPHRLLRRVVLDAGASLDPFRRVWRPLDHQPVLRATLDAALPLQGVEDLRPGPGPNGLSLDGLLRNLAARGAGRVLFEGGGDLARSLLALDLVDEFHRFRREGPAVPLFKDPVLRWAGRTRLRVAIPGGTWEVLNRP; from the coding sequence ATGGACGCGGGCGCCCTGGCCCCCCGCGAGGCGGCGCTCCTCTGGAGCGCCGCCACCGGGGGGCCCTGGCCCGATCCCTCGGGGCTTGAAGGGGACGCCAGGTTCATGGCCATGGCCCTGGCCGCGGCCCAGGAGGGCGTGGGGCTGGCCAGCCCCAATCCGCCCGTGGGGTGCGTCATCGTCAGCGGGGGCCGGGTCATCGGAACCGGAACCCACCTCCGGGCCGGAGGTCCCCACGCCGAGGTCGCGGCCCTGGCCGACGCAGAGGCCCGGGGGGAGACCGCCCAGGGGGCCACGGCCTACGTGACCCTCGAGCCCTGCTGCCACCAGGGCAGGACGCCGCCCTGCACCGCGGCCCTGCTGAAGGCGGGGCTCGCGCGGGTGGTGGTGGGCGTCAGGGACCCCAATCCCCGCGTGGACGGCGGCGGCATCGCCCTCCTGAGGCACCGGGGCGTCCGGGTCACCGTGGGCGTCCTGGGACCGTCCTGCGCGGCCTTCCACGCACCCTTCTTCAAGCTCATCGGCACCGGGCTGCCCTGGGTGTCCTTCATCCTCGATCCCGGGGACCGCCCGCCTCCCGTGAAGCACATCGGCCAGGCCGTGCGCCGCTGCGCGGAGGCCGTGGTCATCGGACGCAGGACGGCCGAAGTGCGGGACCCGAGCCTCCGGGACGGCTGGCCCGTCCCCGCCCCTCCGCACCGCCTCCTGAGGCGCGTGGTGCTCGACGCCGGCGCCAGCCTCGACCCCTTCCGCCGGGTATGGCGGCCCCTGGACCACCAGCCCGTCCTGCGCGCCACCCTGGACGCCGCCCTCCCCCTGCAGGGCGTGGAGGACCTCCGCCCCGGTCCCGGGCCCAACGGCCTCAGCCTGGACGGCCTCCTGCGGAACCTGGCCGCCCGTGGCGCCGGCAGGGTCCTCTTCGAGGGGGGCGGGGACCTGGCCCGCAGCCTCCTGGCCCTGGACCTGGTGGACGAGTTCCACCGGTTCCGCCGGGAAGGCCCGGCCGTGCCGCTGTTCAAGGACCCGGTGCTGCGCTGGGCGGGCCGGACCCGGCTCAGGGTGGCGATTCCCGGCGGCACCTGGGAGGTCCTGAACCGGCCCTAA
- a CDS encoding porin has translation MNKRIATCLAGACAFPALVFAQAGPVQIYGTLLPFLDNVQTSGATAPGLSPATGGASLVPASAYTGINLPSRNRITSGTSNLGFRGSLPVSGDLKVIFQIESAVSPDGDAPNTLAGRNSRLGLEGAWGTVFYGNWDTPYKFPLLAVGPLRGLSPFDNVLTTSPGFNVPGTTTQTGRINGKADAAFNRRQGNSVQYWSPDMSGLSFRLAYSVNEGRTVASPTAPSISPDILSGLVSYRSGPLVVSLGYERHNDYFGLSQLGGAAGATLTNASSHDEGQELVASWTFSTGTKISGIVENLTYDTNDTVVGNVNQYKRTAWYALVQQRFGPHQLFASFGQASAGSCTKVGGASASTDGLAGRQFSLGYTYSLSRAADLFVSYYGMNNDRSASYAVFPSPGTVAPGASTKGFGMGLLYAF, from the coding sequence ATGAACAAGCGAATCGCAACCTGCCTGGCGGGAGCCTGCGCCTTCCCCGCCCTGGTCTTCGCGCAGGCCGGCCCCGTACAGATCTACGGCACCCTGCTGCCCTTCCTGGACAACGTGCAGACCTCCGGCGCCACCGCCCCGGGACTGTCCCCGGCCACCGGCGGCGCGAGCCTCGTGCCGGCCTCGGCCTACACCGGCATCAACCTGCCCTCCCGCAACCGCATCACCTCGGGCACCTCGAACCTGGGCTTCCGGGGCTCCCTGCCCGTCAGCGGCGATCTCAAGGTGATCTTCCAGATCGAGAGCGCCGTGAGCCCCGACGGCGACGCCCCCAACACCCTGGCCGGGCGCAACAGCCGCCTGGGCCTGGAGGGCGCATGGGGCACGGTCTTCTACGGCAACTGGGACACCCCCTACAAGTTCCCCCTCCTGGCCGTGGGCCCCCTGCGCGGCCTGAGCCCCTTCGACAACGTCCTGACCACCAGCCCCGGCTTCAACGTCCCCGGCACCACCACCCAGACCGGCCGCATCAACGGCAAGGCCGACGCCGCCTTCAACCGCCGGCAGGGCAACAGCGTGCAGTACTGGAGCCCCGACATGAGCGGGCTCAGCTTCCGCCTCGCCTACTCCGTCAACGAGGGCCGGACCGTGGCCTCCCCCACCGCGCCCTCCATCAGCCCGGACATCCTGTCGGGCCTGGTGTCCTACCGCAGCGGCCCGCTGGTGGTGAGCCTGGGCTACGAGCGCCACAACGACTACTTCGGCCTCTCCCAGTTGGGCGGCGCCGCCGGCGCGACCCTGACCAACGCCTCCTCCCACGACGAGGGGCAGGAGCTCGTGGCGTCCTGGACCTTCTCCACGGGCACCAAGATCTCGGGCATCGTCGAAAACCTCACCTACGACACGAACGACACCGTGGTCGGCAACGTCAACCAGTACAAGCGCACCGCCTGGTACGCGCTGGTCCAGCAGCGCTTCGGGCCCCACCAGCTCTTCGCGTCCTTCGGCCAGGCCTCGGCCGGCAGCTGCACCAAGGTCGGCGGCGCCTCCGCCTCCACCGACGGCCTCGCCGGGCGGCAGTTCTCGCTGGGCTATACCTATTCGCTCAGCAGGGCGGCGGACCTCTTCGTGTCCTACTACGGCATGAACAACGACCGCTCCGCCTCCTACGCGGTGTTCCCCTCCCCGGGCACCGTCGCCCCCGGCGCCAGCACCAAAGGCTTCGGCATGGGCCTGCTCTACGCGTTCTGA
- a CDS encoding bifunctional 3,4-dihydroxy-2-butanone-4-phosphate synthase/GTP cyclohydrolase II: MTLSRIEDAIADIRNGRMVILVDDEDRENEGDLTLAAEHVTPEAINFMATHGRGLVCLSLTREKAASLGLAPMVSDNSSPFQTAFTVSIEAREGVTTGISAFDRATTIRTAVDAHAVPEDLVHPGHVFPLIAKDGGVLVRTGQTEGSVDLARLAGLAPAGVICEIMNEDGTMARMPDLEVFAAVHGLRIISVQDLIAFRLRNERSITRLGETSMPLRVGGDFRAIAYLDGVSGKTHIALVKGEIDPSVPVLVRVHSECLTGDAFGSMRCDCGEQLQAALRLIEEEGSGIVLYMRQEGRGIGLGSKIKAYELQDKGMDTVEANEKLGFKADLRDYGVGAQILRDLGVVEMKLMTNNPKKIIGLEGYGLRMVERVSIEVASRTSNVRYLLTKKRKMGHLLSMV, translated from the coding sequence ATGACACTGTCGCGCATCGAGGATGCCATCGCGGACATCCGGAACGGAAGGATGGTCATCCTCGTGGATGACGAGGACCGCGAGAACGAGGGCGACCTCACCCTCGCCGCCGAGCACGTCACGCCCGAGGCCATCAATTTCATGGCCACGCACGGCAGGGGCCTGGTCTGCCTGAGCCTCACCCGGGAGAAGGCCGCCTCGCTGGGCCTCGCTCCCATGGTCTCCGACAACTCCTCGCCCTTCCAGACGGCCTTCACCGTCTCCATCGAGGCCCGGGAAGGGGTCACGACCGGCATTTCCGCCTTCGACCGCGCCACGACCATACGCACGGCCGTCGACGCCCATGCGGTCCCCGAGGACCTCGTCCATCCGGGCCATGTGTTTCCCCTCATCGCCAAGGACGGAGGCGTGCTGGTGCGGACGGGCCAGACGGAGGGATCCGTCGATCTGGCGCGCCTGGCCGGCCTGGCCCCGGCCGGGGTGATCTGCGAAATCATGAACGAGGACGGCACCATGGCCCGCATGCCGGACCTGGAGGTCTTCGCCGCCGTCCACGGCCTGCGGATCATTTCCGTGCAGGACCTCATCGCCTTCCGCCTGCGCAACGAGCGGAGCATCACCCGCCTCGGGGAGACCTCCATGCCCCTGCGCGTCGGCGGGGACTTCCGGGCCATCGCCTACCTGGACGGGGTCAGCGGAAAGACCCACATCGCCCTGGTGAAGGGGGAGATCGATCCCTCGGTGCCCGTCCTGGTGCGGGTCCACTCCGAATGCCTGACCGGGGACGCCTTCGGTTCCATGCGCTGCGACTGTGGCGAACAGCTCCAGGCCGCGCTGCGGCTCATCGAGGAGGAAGGCTCGGGAATCGTCCTCTACATGCGCCAGGAGGGCCGTGGCATCGGCCTGGGCAGCAAGATCAAGGCCTACGAGCTCCAGGACAAGGGCATGGACACCGTGGAGGCCAACGAGAAGCTCGGCTTCAAGGCCGACCTCCGCGACTACGGGGTCGGCGCCCAGATCCTCCGGGACCTCGGCGTGGTCGAGATGAAGCTCATGACGAACAACCCCAAGAAGATCATCGGCCTGGAGGGGTACGGGCTGCGCATGGTGGAGCGCGTCTCCATCGAAGTGGCGTCGAGGACGAGCAATGTCCGGTACCTCCTCACCAAGAAGCGGAAGATGGGGCACCTTCTGAGCATGGTGTAG
- a CDS encoding non-oxidative hydroxyarylic acid decarboxylases subunit D: MICPRCDTDKVELLTKSPVGNAWEMYICNTCTYSWRSTETPDKTDPKRYNAKFKIKPESIPNMLVIPPVPPLKA; the protein is encoded by the coding sequence ATGATCTGCCCGCGCTGCGACACCGACAAGGTCGAACTCCTGACGAAATCCCCCGTGGGGAACGCCTGGGAGATGTACATCTGCAACACCTGCACCTATTCCTGGCGCTCCACCGAGACGCCTGACAAGACCGATCCCAAGCGCTACAACGCCAAGTTCAAGATCAAGCCCGAGAGCATCCCCAACATGCTCGTGATCCCCCCCGTTCCGCCCCTCAAGGCCTAG
- a CDS encoding non-oxidative hydroxyarylic acid decarboxylases subunit C: MKDIQVPSGKTGSTKAYHDLRSFLVTLEAEGQLVRIKDEVDPEEIGAAGRASANLKNGPAVLFEKVKGYANPVVTNVHGSWANHALMMGMDKDTPVKEQFLELSRRWDMYPVGPKRVTNAPVNENTVTENINIFDIISLYRINTYDSGCFLSKACIVSADPEDPTSYGKTNLGTYRMQVKGKDKLGIQALPFHDIGIQLSKAEALNKPVPIAICLGCDPITTFMASTPIRYDQSEYDYVGALNNGVPMEITKSATLGLEIPAGCEICIEGYIEPRVRECEGPFGEFPGSYSGARLQAVVKITAISYRANPVFENLYLGIPWSEIDYLMALNTSVPLYKMLKDTFPEVQAVNAMYTHGIGVIVSTKVRFGGFGKAVAMRLLTTPHGMAYNKIIIVVDEYVDPFNLEQVMWAMTTRVDPDKDVSIIKNCPGMPLDPSSNPPGMHNKLIIDATTPKAPEIVSRETELLTPPAGTAKWEEIISQLVKAARK, encoded by the coding sequence TTGAAAGACATCCAGGTCCCGTCCGGAAAGACGGGCAGCACCAAGGCCTACCACGATCTCCGCTCGTTCCTGGTCACCCTCGAGGCCGAAGGCCAGCTGGTGCGCATCAAGGACGAGGTCGACCCCGAGGAGATCGGCGCCGCCGGCCGCGCCTCGGCCAACCTGAAGAACGGCCCCGCCGTGCTCTTCGAGAAGGTCAAGGGCTACGCGAACCCCGTCGTCACCAACGTCCACGGCAGCTGGGCCAACCACGCCCTCATGATGGGCATGGACAAGGACACGCCCGTCAAGGAGCAGTTCCTCGAACTGTCCCGCCGCTGGGACATGTACCCCGTCGGCCCCAAGCGCGTGACCAACGCCCCGGTGAACGAGAACACCGTCACCGAGAACATCAACATCTTCGACATCATCTCCCTCTACCGCATCAACACCTACGACTCCGGCTGCTTCCTCTCCAAGGCCTGCATCGTCTCCGCGGACCCCGAGGATCCCACCAGCTACGGCAAGACCAACCTCGGCACCTACCGCATGCAGGTCAAGGGCAAGGACAAGCTGGGCATCCAGGCCCTGCCGTTCCATGACATCGGCATCCAGCTGAGCAAGGCCGAGGCCCTCAACAAGCCCGTGCCCATCGCCATCTGCCTGGGCTGCGACCCCATCACCACCTTCATGGCCTCCACGCCCATCCGCTACGACCAGTCCGAGTACGACTACGTCGGCGCCCTGAACAACGGCGTGCCCATGGAGATCACCAAGTCCGCCACCCTGGGCCTCGAGATCCCCGCCGGCTGCGAGATCTGCATCGAGGGCTACATCGAGCCCCGCGTGCGCGAGTGCGAAGGCCCCTTCGGCGAGTTCCCCGGCTCCTACTCCGGCGCGCGCCTCCAGGCCGTGGTCAAGATCACCGCCATCTCCTACCGCGCGAACCCGGTCTTCGAGAACCTCTACCTGGGCATCCCCTGGTCGGAGATCGACTACCTCATGGCGCTGAACACGTCGGTGCCCCTCTACAAGATGCTCAAGGACACCTTCCCCGAAGTGCAGGCCGTGAACGCCATGTACACCCACGGCATCGGCGTCATCGTCTCCACCAAGGTCCGCTTCGGCGGGTTCGGCAAGGCCGTCGCGATGCGCCTGCTCACCACCCCGCACGGGATGGCCTACAACAAGATCATCATCGTCGTGGACGAGTACGTCGATCCGTTCAACCTCGAGCAGGTCATGTGGGCCATGACGACCCGCGTCGATCCCGACAAGGACGTCAGCATCATCAAGAACTGCCCCGGCATGCCCCTCGATCCGTCGTCCAACCCCCCGGGCATGCACAACAAGCTCATCATCGACGCCACCACCCCCAAGGCCCCCGAGATCGTCTCCCGCGAGACCGAGCTCCTGACGCCCCCCGCCGGCACCGCGAAGTGGGAGGAGATCATCTCCCAGCTCGTGAAGGCCGCCCGCAAGTAA
- a CDS encoding LysR substrate-binding domain-containing protein gives MELRQLKYFIATAEELHFRKAAERVHVAQPALSQAIHQLEEEIGTLLFERNNRNVALTAAGRVFYARARVMADNACMAVHEARGVGRGDAGMVAIGFISTAAMKVLPATLKHFKEVIPAAQLELRELGPGEQMEELARGQLDIGITISEVLDEGFGVLEICREPLIAALPDRPPYAASDHVDIRDLVDETIITPSRHPRRGYYETVADAYRKAGVKPANIQCVRMIQTGLMLVGADLGIALVPESFKAIQIKGVIYRPLAEPRPEIAVSAVWRSDNVSPLLHKFITELGELFPR, from the coding sequence ATGGAACTCAGGCAACTCAAATATTTCATCGCCACGGCGGAGGAACTCCATTTCCGCAAGGCCGCGGAGCGGGTCCATGTGGCCCAGCCGGCCCTCAGCCAGGCGATCCACCAGCTCGAGGAGGAGATCGGCACCCTCCTCTTCGAGCGCAACAACCGCAATGTGGCGCTCACGGCCGCGGGCCGGGTGTTCTACGCCCGCGCGCGGGTGATGGCGGACAACGCCTGCATGGCGGTCCACGAGGCCCGGGGCGTGGGCCGGGGCGACGCCGGCATGGTCGCCATCGGCTTCATCAGCACGGCGGCGATGAAGGTGCTGCCGGCGACCTTGAAGCACTTCAAGGAGGTGATCCCCGCCGCGCAGCTGGAACTGCGCGAGCTGGGCCCCGGCGAGCAGATGGAGGAACTGGCCCGGGGTCAGCTGGACATCGGCATCACCATCTCGGAAGTCCTCGACGAAGGCTTCGGCGTGCTCGAGATCTGCCGGGAGCCCCTCATCGCCGCCCTTCCCGACAGGCCTCCCTACGCCGCCTCGGACCACGTCGATATCAGGGACCTGGTCGACGAGACGATCATCACGCCCTCGCGCCATCCCCGGCGGGGCTACTACGAGACGGTGGCGGACGCGTACCGGAAGGCCGGCGTGAAGCCCGCGAACATCCAGTGCGTTCGCATGATCCAGACGGGCCTCATGCTCGTGGGGGCGGACCTCGGCATCGCGCTGGTCCCGGAATCCTTCAAGGCGATCCAGATCAAGGGCGTCATCTACCGGCCGCTGGCGGAGCCCCGCCCGGAGATCGCCGTGAGCGCGGTGTGGCGCAGCGACAACGTTTCGCCGCTGCTCCACAAGTTCATCACGGAGCTGGGCGAGCTCTTCCCGCGCTGA
- a CDS encoding SLC13 family permease yields the protein MANEPTTAGAPPAPPSFFTRYKREIGALLGIFVCLLVWFAMPAGPALTPEGRKCLALSLLAVIWWAMGVAHPGFTALFLLLSWVLTKAAPPAVVFRLWTTPLIYIVVGGYMIAAAVENSGLGKRIAYNFILKYVNSFTSIVASGYILGLILSFMIPHPWPRSFMIMAVMGIIIKATKLEPKYAASIGLSVFAGSVPISMILLTGDSAINVVAMNYAGMEASWLKWALYMGVPGVIASLLTFFMHVTIFKAPKDFKIQKEEIREQLKGLGAMNRAEKVVITWVSIAILFWATDFLHHIHPGWIALGAGIMLSMPTVGDVLKAPDWNKFGLGTLFFLTAALGIGTVGGVTGMNKWLAGVLLPSTVPSNIYVLALMVTVFAILIHMCLGSVLAVMGIVTPTIVAFTAASGLNPLVPALLVYTAVGMHFVLPFHHMNVLVGSGGETGGKYTDMEVVKFGIPMTAIVLFTTVFVEITWWKIIHLIK from the coding sequence GTGGCCAATGAGCCCACAACGGCCGGAGCGCCGCCAGCTCCGCCCTCGTTCTTCACCCGCTACAAACGGGAAATCGGCGCCCTCCTCGGCATCTTCGTGTGCCTCCTGGTGTGGTTCGCCATGCCCGCGGGCCCCGCCCTCACCCCCGAAGGCCGCAAGTGCCTCGCACTCAGCCTCCTGGCCGTCATCTGGTGGGCCATGGGGGTGGCCCACCCGGGCTTCACGGCCCTGTTCCTCCTGCTGTCCTGGGTGCTCACCAAGGCGGCTCCGCCCGCGGTCGTCTTCCGCCTCTGGACGACGCCCCTGATCTACATCGTCGTCGGCGGCTACATGATCGCCGCGGCCGTGGAGAACTCCGGCCTGGGCAAGCGCATCGCCTACAACTTCATCCTGAAGTACGTGAACAGCTTCACCAGCATCGTGGCCTCGGGCTACATCCTGGGGCTGATCCTCAGCTTCATGATCCCCCACCCCTGGCCCCGCTCCTTCATGATCATGGCCGTCATGGGCATCATCATCAAGGCCACCAAGCTCGAGCCCAAGTACGCCGCCTCCATCGGCCTGTCAGTCTTCGCGGGCTCGGTCCCGATCTCCATGATCCTGCTCACCGGCGACAGCGCCATCAACGTCGTGGCCATGAACTACGCCGGCATGGAGGCCAGCTGGCTGAAGTGGGCGCTCTACATGGGCGTCCCCGGCGTCATCGCCAGCCTCCTCACCTTCTTCATGCACGTCACGATCTTCAAGGCCCCCAAGGACTTCAAGATCCAGAAGGAGGAGATCCGCGAGCAGCTGAAGGGCCTGGGCGCCATGAACCGCGCCGAGAAGGTCGTCATCACCTGGGTCTCCATCGCCATCCTGTTCTGGGCGACGGACTTCCTGCACCACATCCACCCCGGCTGGATCGCCCTGGGCGCCGGCATCATGCTGAGCATGCCCACCGTGGGCGACGTCCTCAAGGCCCCGGACTGGAACAAGTTCGGCCTGGGCACCCTGTTCTTCCTCACCGCGGCCCTGGGCATCGGCACCGTGGGCGGCGTGACGGGCATGAACAAGTGGCTGGCCGGCGTCCTCCTGCCCAGCACGGTACCCAGCAACATCTACGTGCTGGCCCTCATGGTCACGGTCTTCGCCATCCTCATCCACATGTGCCTGGGCAGCGTCCTGGCGGTGATGGGCATCGTCACGCCCACCATCGTGGCCTTCACGGCGGCGTCGGGCCTCAACCCGCTGGTTCCCGCCCTGCTGGTCTACACCGCGGTGGGCATGCACTTCGTGCTCCCCTTCCACCACATGAACGTGCTGGTGGGTTCCGGGGGCGAGACCGGAGGCAAGTACACCGACATGGAAGTGGTCAAGTTCGGCATCCCCATGACCGCCATCGTCCTCTTCACGACCGTCTTCGTGGAGATCACCTGGTGGAAGATCATCCACCTGATCAAGTAG
- a CDS encoding UbiX family flavin prenyltransferase, with protein sequence METSEKKRLVVGISGASGAILGIDLLKVMQGFPDWETHLVVSNGGRRTIAHETPYSMEEVAALATRMHPIEDVGALVASGTFKTAGMVVVPCSMKTVAGIATGYSENLLLRAADVVIKERRKLVLVARESPLSPVHLRNMQAVTEMGVILLPPVLTFYNHPTCIEDMTRHIVGKCLDVFGLEMPRFRRWDEELTAASNG encoded by the coding sequence ATGGAAACCTCCGAGAAGAAACGCCTCGTCGTGGGCATCAGCGGCGCCAGCGGCGCGATCCTGGGCATCGACCTGCTGAAGGTCATGCAGGGGTTCCCCGACTGGGAGACCCACCTGGTCGTCTCCAACGGCGGCCGGCGCACCATCGCCCACGAGACCCCCTACAGCATGGAGGAGGTGGCCGCCCTGGCCACGCGCATGCACCCCATCGAGGACGTGGGCGCCCTCGTGGCCAGCGGCACGTTCAAGACCGCCGGCATGGTGGTGGTGCCCTGCAGCATGAAGACCGTGGCCGGCATCGCCACGGGCTACTCCGAGAACCTGCTCCTGCGCGCGGCCGACGTGGTCATCAAGGAGCGCCGCAAGCTCGTGCTGGTGGCCCGGGAATCGCCGCTCAGCCCCGTCCACCTGCGCAACATGCAGGCCGTGACGGAAATGGGCGTGATCCTCCTGCCGCCCGTGCTCACCTTCTACAACCATCCCACGTGCATCGAGGACATGACCCGCCACATCGTGGGCAAGTGCCTGGATGTCTTCGGCCTGGAAATGCCCAGGTTCAGGCGCTGGGACGAGGAACTCACCGCCGCCTCCAATGGGTAG
- a CDS encoding NAD(P)/FAD-dependent oxidoreductase, whose protein sequence is MGSTWIVLGGGISGLLAAWHLQRQGRDVELWEASGAPGGFAQTLPWPGPLGEPGFLERGPQGLLVSKGSALQDLLAELGVKVLAKAPRGPRWLGRDGRRHASPASLSGLLHAPGLSLAEKLRIFAEPFIPPGGREDDTLQTFFARRVGAGFARELLPALVAGVLAAPPQRIGMDAMPRLKRMEALGGLFRGGLALGPEKTVHLAGGTGALARALAANLRGLKLDCPARALEPLPGGGWRVRGDGVSRDAAQVVLAVPGGTASELLAPLAPDAARILAGLDRLDLTVWHSRHPAVPGWERGMGLLVHPPEGRGLMGVISLAADDPRGVPGLTQLRTYVGGAFPTDPALGRWPGVFDELRRWLPELTGPVQVRPEHTPRAFNLLGPGHRERAARVLDGLPPGLHWLGSARSGPSLKDLAQAIGAWAGDLPTHLQGEMA, encoded by the coding sequence ATGGGTAGCACCTGGATCGTCCTGGGGGGCGGGATCTCCGGCCTCCTCGCGGCGTGGCACCTCCAGCGGCAGGGCCGGGACGTGGAGCTGTGGGAGGCCTCCGGGGCGCCGGGAGGCTTCGCGCAGACCCTGCCCTGGCCCGGGCCCTTGGGCGAGCCGGGCTTCCTGGAGCGCGGGCCCCAGGGTCTGCTGGTCTCCAAAGGCAGCGCCCTCCAGGACCTCCTGGCGGAACTGGGCGTGAAGGTCCTGGCCAAGGCCCCGCGCGGGCCCCGCTGGCTGGGCCGGGACGGAAGGAGGCACGCGAGCCCCGCGTCGCTTTCCGGACTCCTGCATGCCCCCGGCCTCTCCCTGGCGGAGAAGCTCCGCATCTTCGCCGAGCCCTTCATCCCCCCCGGGGGAAGGGAGGACGACACCCTCCAGACCTTCTTCGCCCGCCGCGTGGGCGCGGGGTTCGCCCGGGAGCTCCTCCCGGCCCTGGTGGCCGGGGTCCTGGCGGCGCCGCCCCAGCGCATCGGCATGGACGCCATGCCCCGGCTGAAGCGCATGGAGGCCCTGGGCGGCCTGTTCCGCGGCGGGCTCGCCCTGGGCCCGGAGAAGACCGTGCACCTCGCGGGAGGCACGGGGGCCCTGGCCCGCGCCCTGGCCGCCAACCTCCGCGGCCTGAAGCTCGACTGCCCGGCCCGCGCCCTGGAGCCCCTCCCCGGGGGCGGCTGGCGGGTCCGGGGCGACGGCGTCTCCCGGGACGCCGCCCAGGTGGTGCTGGCCGTTCCCGGCGGGACCGCCTCCGAACTCCTGGCGCCCCTGGCCCCGGACGCCGCGCGGATCCTGGCGGGCCTGGACCGCCTGGACCTCACGGTGTGGCACAGCCGGCATCCCGCCGTTCCCGGCTGGGAGCGGGGCATGGGCCTCCTGGTCCATCCTCCGGAGGGGCGCGGGCTCATGGGCGTGATCTCGCTGGCCGCGGACGACCCCCGCGGCGTCCCCGGCCTCACGCAGCTGCGCACCTACGTCGGGGGCGCGTTCCCCACGGATCCGGCCCTGGGGCGCTGGCCCGGCGTGTTCGACGAGCTTCGCCGCTGGCTTCCGGAACTGACCGGTCCCGTCCAGGTGCGTCCCGAGCACACCCCCCGGGCCTTCAATCTGCTGGGCCCCGGCCACCGGGAGCGCGCGGCGCGCGTCCTCGACGGCCTTCCTCCGGGCCTCCACTGGCTGGGCTCGGCCCGGTCCGGCCCCAGTCTCAAGGACCTTGCCCAGGCCATCGGGGCCTGGGCCGGCGACCTCCCCACCCACCTTCAAGGAGAAATGGCATGA